From Apium graveolens cultivar Ventura chromosome 9, ASM990537v1, whole genome shotgun sequence, the proteins below share one genomic window:
- the LOC141687106 gene encoding protein JOKA2 isoform X1 → MESTIVIKVKFGETLRRFNASITGEEFDLNMNGLRQNINSLFNFPPGSELTLTYLDEDGDVVTLADDSDLEDIGRQHLNPLRISVTLNTEWSVKSHSTSSGRSTPVRSPRVEPSLQNLDGSVPEILKSVPKAILEKLSKVPTEMGSNTTGSPPVYNEILDTLSKIGLYYLKEVVGTKSVPSLNTTTQVNKDDSNGKFDGTTQAAKSKGKDLDAATHGNKFSVGSSTINPSPNLLGVGVFPSNDTGSTTQKLKEKSNESYMGWNSLGSILSPQEGVSGTKDAAESGNSFGSQVGFNSFGDCPFLGVPLDNSASFISGRLYGPPGQLTVPFKKSYSHNDGSGSIFHRGVRCDGCGVHPIIGPRFKSKVKEDYDLCSICFRDFGNDVDYLRMDRPVTYRHPFSLKGLCKPPVRGMYPPKLPPQVLRGSAGRSKLSCHFVQDVSIIDGTVMAPSTPFTKIWRVKNNGNVVWPSASQLVWIGGDVLSKIFSAGVEMPADGCPVGTEIDIAVDFVAPENPGRYISYWRMAAPSGKKFGQLVWVLIEVEAVNERNMHNFNLNMLPFSGGVMDPQKEDASVPQLVDSIFSKTDNGKKPAELVEPATGAPSNPDEELNFPINDTLLVGGTLSNTVPIAASSLVETSTLSEVAAPIATSPVQTFSPDVDTKEQTLLKELDEMGFKQVDLNKEILRRNAYDWEQSVDDLCDVQKEVLRLNEDMERSDDDSGTSDEWDTILVELQEMGFSDKEKNKTVLEKNNGSIKRTVMDLIAGENNQS, encoded by the exons ATGGAGTCTACTATTGTCATCAAG GTTAAGTTTGGCGAAACTCTTAGGCGTTTCAATGCATCCATTACTGGAGAAGAGTTCGACCTTAACATGAACGGATTGAGACAAAATATTAACTCTCTCTTCAATTTTCCTCCCGGTTCTGAGCTTACTCTTACATAtctagatgaagatggtgatgTGGTGACATTGGCTGATGACAGTGATCTGGAGGATATAGGGAGGCAGCACCTGAATCCTTTGAGGATATCTGTAACATTGAATACGGAGTGGAGTGTCAAATCTCATAGTACGTCCAGTGGAAGATCTACTCCCGTGAGATCTCCTAGAGTTGAGCCTTCATTGCAAAATCTGGATGGCAGTGTCCCTGAAATCTTGAAATCTGTTCCAAAGGCTATCCTTGAAAAGCTATCGAAAGTCCCAACTGAAATGGGATCTAATACTACAGGCTCTCCACCAGTATACAATGAGATACTTGATACTTTATCAAAGATAGGTCTCTACTACCTTAAAGAGGTTGTTGGAACGAAAAGTGTGCCATCATTAAATACAACTACACAGGTGAATAAAGACGACAGCAATGGAAAGTTTGATGGAACCACACAGGCTGCCAAATCTAAAGGCAAGGATCTTGATGCTGCTACTCATGGCAACAAATTCTCAGTTGGGTCTTCGACTATCAATCCATCTCCCAACCTACTTGGTGTTGGTGTTTTTCCAAGTAACGATACTGGCAGTACTACTCAAAAATTAAAAGAGAAATCAAATGAATCATATATGGGATGGAACAGTCTTGGTTCCATTTTATCACCCCAAGAGGGTGTTTCAGGGACTAAAGATGCTGCTGAGTCTGGGAACTCTTTTGGGTCTCAAGTTGGGTTCAACTCTTTTGGTGATTGTCCTTTCTTAGGTGTGCCATTAGATAATTCAGCATCATTCATTTCGGGACGGCTGTACGGTCCACCCGGTCAACTAACGGTACCATTTAAAAAGAGCTACAGCCACAATGATGGCAGTGGCAGCATATTCCATAGAGGGGTACGCTGTGATGGCTGTGGGGTTCATCCAATAATTGGACCTCGTTTCAAATCTAAAGT GAAAGAGGATTATGACCTGTGTAGTATCTGTTTTAGAGATTTTGGGAATGACGTGGACTACTTGAGGATGGATCGACCAGTTACTTATAGGCATCCTTTCTCACTGAAAGGGCTGTGTAAGCCT CCTGTCCGAGGAATGTATCCTCCTAAACTTCCTCCACAAGTCTTGAGAGGTTCTGCAGGTAGATCTAAGCTGAGCTGCCATTTCGTTCAAGATGTTAGTATTATTGACGGAACTGTCATGGCCCCATCTACGCCATTCACCAAGATTTGGCGGGTGAAGAATAATGGCAATGTTGTTTGGCCAAGTGCTTCACAGCTTGTGTGGATTGGGGGAGATGTGTTGAGCAAGATATTTTCTGCTGGGGTGGAG ATGCCAGCTGATGGTTGTCCTGTGGGTACTGAAATCGACATTGCAGTAGATTTTGTGGCTCCTGAAAATCCAGGCCGTTATATTTCCTATTGGAGAATGGCTGCACCATCAGGAAAAAAGTTTGGACAACTTGTTTGGGTTCTCATCGAG GTTGAAGCTGTGAACGAGAGAAACATGCATAACTTTAACTTGAATATGCTTCCTTTTAGTGGTGGCGTTATGGATCCACAAAAGGAAGACGCTAGTGTTCCACAACTGGTTGACAGCATTTTTAGCAAGACTGACAACGGGAAAAAGCCTGCCGAACTAGTAGAACCGGCGACTGGTGCACCTTCAAATCCTGATGAGGAGCTTAATTTTCCAATTAATGATACCCTGCTAGTTGGAGGGACCTTGTCAAACACTGTTCCTATTGCAGCATCTTCCCTTGTTGAAACTTCTACTTTATCAGAAGTTGCTGCACCCATTGCAACTTCTCCTGTACAAACCTTCTCTCCAGATGTTGATACCAAGGAGCAGACCCTTTTGAAAGAACTTGACGAGATGGGGTTCAAgcaagttgatttgaacaaggaAATATTGAGGAGGAATGCATATGACTGGGAACAATCTGTTGATGACCTCTGTGATGTTCAGAAGGAAGTATTGAGGTTGAATGAAGACATGGAGCGATCTGATGATGACTCTGGTACATCTGATGAGTGGGATACTATTCTTGTTGAGCTGCAGGAAATG GGTTTCTCAGATAAGGAGAAGAACAAGACCGTTTTGGAAAAAAATAATGGGAGTATAAAGCGTACAGTTATGGATCTGATTGCTGGTGAGAATAATCAGAGTTAA
- the LOC141687315 gene encoding uncharacterized protein LOC141687315, protein MPLHKLEIKTDRFPVQRLEQAALAMVYAFCGALGTQWTRDYFTSNENMHAAGCIPKLIPYPPNMSAQLKDLSAKLRRIGGMTSLDSRKKKVGKGDEAARKVVPSRPGRTTIVINEPRVEDVQQGDVTRVPAPRKRKSAPTGSGDKDDDVSEGPVSKKAAVDLAPDTPETLKALLASFTPETRRRELFENYASTAERKKYQKEPLDDFLVGLQEDITAANSRVAGLV, encoded by the exons ATGCCGCTCCATAAACttgaaattaaaacagataggTTTCCGGTCCAGCGGCTCGAGCAAGCAGCTCTCGCGATGGTTTATGCCTTCTGTGGGGCACTTGGGACGCAATGGACCCGGGACTATTTTACTAGCAATGAAAACATGCATGCTGCCGGCT GCATTCCGAAGTTAATTCCCTATCCCCCCAATATGTCTGCCCAACTTAAGGATCTGTCGGCCAAGCTGCGAAGGATTGGAGGGATGACGAGCTTAGACTCCAGGAAGAAGAAGGTTGGTAAGGGTGATGAAGCAGCCCGGAAGGTGGTGCCATCTCGTCCGGGGAGGACAACGATCGTGATCAACGAGCCCCGGGTCGAGGACGTGCAGCAAGGGGATGTGACAAGGGTCCCAGCACCCCGGAAGAGGAAGAGTGCTCCCACGGGTTCCGGGGACAAAGATGATGATGTATCCGAGGGCCCTGTTTCGAAGAAGGCTGCTGTTGACCTGGCTCCGGATACTCCGGAAACTTTGAAAGCCCTGCTCGCTAGTTTCACTCCGGAGACTCGCCGGAGGGAGCTGTTTGAGAACTACGCTAGCACGGCGGAGAGAAAGAAGTACCAGAAGGAGCCTCTTGACGACTTCCTGGTCGGGCTTCAGGAGGATATTACTGCT GCTAACTCCCGGGTTGCTGGACTGGTTTGA
- the LOC141685146 gene encoding uncharacterized protein LOC141685146, whose amino-acid sequence MVLISDNGPQFVGSDFEAYLKELGIRHKKAYVAHPQGNGQVEVTNRTILRGLEKRLEDSKKNWPDELSKVLWSYRTTSRTGTGETPFKLAYGTEARLPVETGSPSHRVTNFDEVFNIEGLRTNLELLDEVRDRAVEKMESYKEKTKLYFAKRARIREYVMEI is encoded by the coding sequence atGGTTTTAATCTCGGACAACGGGCCACAGTTCGTGGGTTCGGATTTTGAAGCATATCTCAAAGAGCTCGGGATAAGACATAAAAAAGCATATGTTGCCCATCCACAAGGGAATGGACAGGTTGAGGTCACAAACAGAACCATACTCCGAGGTCTGGAAAAGAGACTGGAAGACTCTAAAAAGAACTGGCCGGATGAACTCTCGAAGGTTTTATGGTCATACAGAACCACCTCCCGGACAGGAACCGGGGAGACTCCATTCAAGCTTGCCTACGGTACCGAAGCCCGGTTACCGGTAGAAACCGGATCCCCTTCACATAGAGTGACCAACTTTGACGAGGTATTCAATATAGAAGGCCTCAGAACCAACCTCGAACTCCTGGATGAAGTAAGAGATCGGGCCGTAGAAAAAATGGAAAGCTACAAGGAAAAAACAAAGCTTTACTTTGCAAAGAGGGCCAGGATAAGAGAATATGTGATGGAGATCTAG
- the LOC141687106 gene encoding protein JOKA2 isoform X2 produces the protein MESTIVIKVKFGETLRRFNASITGEEFDLNMNGLRQNINSLFNFPPGSELTLTYLDEDGDVVTLADDSDLEDIGRQHLNPLRISVTLNTEWSVKSHSTSSGRSTPVRSPRVEPSLQNLDGSVPEILKSVPKAILEKLSKVPTEMGSNTTGSPPVYNEILDTLSKIGLYYLKEVVGTKSVPSLNTTTQVNKDDSNGKFDGTTQAAKSKGKDLDAATHGNKFSVGSSTINPSPNLLGVGVFPSNDTGSTTQKLKEKSNESYMGWNSLGSILSPQEGVSGTKDAAESGNSFGSQVGFNSFGDCPFLGVPLDNSASFISGRLYGPPGQLTVPFKKSYSHNDGSGSIFHRGVRCDGCGVHPIIGPRFKSKVDFGNDVDYLRMDRPVTYRHPFSLKGLCKPPVRGMYPPKLPPQVLRGSAGRSKLSCHFVQDVSIIDGTVMAPSTPFTKIWRVKNNGNVVWPSASQLVWIGGDVLSKIFSAGVEMPADGCPVGTEIDIAVDFVAPENPGRYISYWRMAAPSGKKFGQLVWVLIEVEAVNERNMHNFNLNMLPFSGGVMDPQKEDASVPQLVDSIFSKTDNGKKPAELVEPATGAPSNPDEELNFPINDTLLVGGTLSNTVPIAASSLVETSTLSEVAAPIATSPVQTFSPDVDTKEQTLLKELDEMGFKQVDLNKEILRRNAYDWEQSVDDLCDVQKEVLRLNEDMERSDDDSGTSDEWDTILVELQEMGFSDKEKNKTVLEKNNGSIKRTVMDLIAGENNQS, from the exons ATGGAGTCTACTATTGTCATCAAG GTTAAGTTTGGCGAAACTCTTAGGCGTTTCAATGCATCCATTACTGGAGAAGAGTTCGACCTTAACATGAACGGATTGAGACAAAATATTAACTCTCTCTTCAATTTTCCTCCCGGTTCTGAGCTTACTCTTACATAtctagatgaagatggtgatgTGGTGACATTGGCTGATGACAGTGATCTGGAGGATATAGGGAGGCAGCACCTGAATCCTTTGAGGATATCTGTAACATTGAATACGGAGTGGAGTGTCAAATCTCATAGTACGTCCAGTGGAAGATCTACTCCCGTGAGATCTCCTAGAGTTGAGCCTTCATTGCAAAATCTGGATGGCAGTGTCCCTGAAATCTTGAAATCTGTTCCAAAGGCTATCCTTGAAAAGCTATCGAAAGTCCCAACTGAAATGGGATCTAATACTACAGGCTCTCCACCAGTATACAATGAGATACTTGATACTTTATCAAAGATAGGTCTCTACTACCTTAAAGAGGTTGTTGGAACGAAAAGTGTGCCATCATTAAATACAACTACACAGGTGAATAAAGACGACAGCAATGGAAAGTTTGATGGAACCACACAGGCTGCCAAATCTAAAGGCAAGGATCTTGATGCTGCTACTCATGGCAACAAATTCTCAGTTGGGTCTTCGACTATCAATCCATCTCCCAACCTACTTGGTGTTGGTGTTTTTCCAAGTAACGATACTGGCAGTACTACTCAAAAATTAAAAGAGAAATCAAATGAATCATATATGGGATGGAACAGTCTTGGTTCCATTTTATCACCCCAAGAGGGTGTTTCAGGGACTAAAGATGCTGCTGAGTCTGGGAACTCTTTTGGGTCTCAAGTTGGGTTCAACTCTTTTGGTGATTGTCCTTTCTTAGGTGTGCCATTAGATAATTCAGCATCATTCATTTCGGGACGGCTGTACGGTCCACCCGGTCAACTAACGGTACCATTTAAAAAGAGCTACAGCCACAATGATGGCAGTGGCAGCATATTCCATAGAGGGGTACGCTGTGATGGCTGTGGGGTTCATCCAATAATTGGACCTCGTTTCAAATCTAAAGT AGATTTTGGGAATGACGTGGACTACTTGAGGATGGATCGACCAGTTACTTATAGGCATCCTTTCTCACTGAAAGGGCTGTGTAAGCCT CCTGTCCGAGGAATGTATCCTCCTAAACTTCCTCCACAAGTCTTGAGAGGTTCTGCAGGTAGATCTAAGCTGAGCTGCCATTTCGTTCAAGATGTTAGTATTATTGACGGAACTGTCATGGCCCCATCTACGCCATTCACCAAGATTTGGCGGGTGAAGAATAATGGCAATGTTGTTTGGCCAAGTGCTTCACAGCTTGTGTGGATTGGGGGAGATGTGTTGAGCAAGATATTTTCTGCTGGGGTGGAG ATGCCAGCTGATGGTTGTCCTGTGGGTACTGAAATCGACATTGCAGTAGATTTTGTGGCTCCTGAAAATCCAGGCCGTTATATTTCCTATTGGAGAATGGCTGCACCATCAGGAAAAAAGTTTGGACAACTTGTTTGGGTTCTCATCGAG GTTGAAGCTGTGAACGAGAGAAACATGCATAACTTTAACTTGAATATGCTTCCTTTTAGTGGTGGCGTTATGGATCCACAAAAGGAAGACGCTAGTGTTCCACAACTGGTTGACAGCATTTTTAGCAAGACTGACAACGGGAAAAAGCCTGCCGAACTAGTAGAACCGGCGACTGGTGCACCTTCAAATCCTGATGAGGAGCTTAATTTTCCAATTAATGATACCCTGCTAGTTGGAGGGACCTTGTCAAACACTGTTCCTATTGCAGCATCTTCCCTTGTTGAAACTTCTACTTTATCAGAAGTTGCTGCACCCATTGCAACTTCTCCTGTACAAACCTTCTCTCCAGATGTTGATACCAAGGAGCAGACCCTTTTGAAAGAACTTGACGAGATGGGGTTCAAgcaagttgatttgaacaaggaAATATTGAGGAGGAATGCATATGACTGGGAACAATCTGTTGATGACCTCTGTGATGTTCAGAAGGAAGTATTGAGGTTGAATGAAGACATGGAGCGATCTGATGATGACTCTGGTACATCTGATGAGTGGGATACTATTCTTGTTGAGCTGCAGGAAATG GGTTTCTCAGATAAGGAGAAGAACAAGACCGTTTTGGAAAAAAATAATGGGAGTATAAAGCGTACAGTTATGGATCTGATTGCTGGTGAGAATAATCAGAGTTAA